From a region of the Corallococcus coralloides DSM 2259 genome:
- a CDS encoding sodium:proton antiporter, producing MILIASLVVGLLFACGVRMVLERELVRVACGTVLITNSSVLLILAGSFQERGEALSVHDGWPVTDPVLQSLALTAIVIGFAVSALLLTLVHRTQRAHGSLRTDRLVEAELKRVHATEKEEDH from the coding sequence ATGATCCTCATCGCGTCCCTGGTGGTGGGCCTGCTGTTCGCGTGCGGCGTGCGCATGGTGCTGGAGCGCGAGCTGGTGCGCGTGGCGTGCGGCACGGTGCTCATCACCAACTCCAGCGTCCTGCTCATCCTCGCGGGCTCCTTCCAGGAGCGGGGCGAGGCGCTGAGCGTGCATGATGGCTGGCCGGTGACGGACCCGGTGCTCCAGTCGCTGGCGCTCACGGCCATCGTCATCGGCTTCGCGGTGTCCGCGCTGCTGCTCACGCTGGTGCACCGAACGCAGCGGGCGCACGGCTCGTTGCGCACGGACCGGCTGGTGGAAGCGGAGCTCAAGCGCGTGCACGCCACGGAGAAGGAGGAGGACCACTGA
- a CDS encoding MnhB domain-containing protein yields MISFVPSLSRLLLWPSLIIALSLWLKGGASVGGGFPAGALAGLAVLLQYVTAGRDQARRYVAVRYAAPLAGVGLLLVVGTAFLPVLAGYTPMSLFPRPDQPELGVGGLHLHTALIFEGGLMLIVFGLVVTVIDRFALRTGSEEESGP; encoded by the coding sequence ATGATCTCCTTCGTCCCATCCCTGTCGCGCCTGCTCTTGTGGCCGTCGTTGATCATCGCGCTCTCGCTCTGGCTGAAGGGCGGCGCGTCGGTGGGCGGCGGCTTCCCGGCCGGGGCGCTCGCCGGGCTGGCGGTGCTGCTCCAGTACGTGACGGCGGGGCGAGACCAGGCCCGGCGCTACGTGGCGGTGCGGTACGCGGCGCCGCTGGCGGGCGTGGGGCTCTTGCTCGTGGTGGGCACCGCGTTCCTGCCCGTGCTCGCGGGCTACACGCCCATGAGCCTCTTCCCCCGCCCGGACCAGCCGGAGCTGGGCGTGGGCGGGCTCCACCTGCACACCGCGCTCATCTTCGAGGGAGGACTGATGCTCATCGTCTTCGGGCTGGTGGTCACCGTCATCGACCGCTTCGCCCTGCGCACCGGTTCGGAGGAGGAGTCCGGGCCATGA
- the mbhE gene encoding hydrogen gas-evolving membrane-bound hydrogenase subunit E, producing MPLLLPILLALACAPLAYVAGRWRPGAAAWMGAVGALAAMGALVYEWMQGTTRLVLPWAPSWGLSLEFTRDGLSGLYAAMALGIGALVVLYSRAYMPHHLHEEGRPARDEVRFQGLLLAFMAAMVLLVTVDDLLLLFVALDLTTIISYLLIGFDREDPESRAAALLSLVLTGATSVVFFAGAMTLGLQYGTFSLPLVFERAAQSPASTGALVCLAVGALGKSAQVPFHFWLPRAMAAPTPVSSYLHSAAMVAAGVFLLQRLYPLFAPATDVRHGLLAIGFLSMGMGSLMALVADPFKRVLAYSTIAQYGYALVLVALGSEGAPLYVAAHAPCKAALFLTAGAVTQVTGKKKLSEVGGLRHSLPVLASASAVAAAGLAALPLTMGFFKDEVFFHALAKEGPAFMAAGLVGAGMTLAYTLRLWWGLFGGPRQDVPAAPRLLVAPVVVLAAAILLGGVLPGLLVAPSRAAAEAMRGEPSTLELAYHLDARAENLLAVGAWVLGAALFATRRAWTPALSRVLEGASRVGAERGYRLLLHQLDRLSTWLHEKEVRDLRDRVASVLVPTGLLGLAVLGVTPLRDRFKVGAVGWADVTLVMALAFASAAALATLRAKGHLRLVLLISCVGFSLAMVFAFAAAPDVALTSVLVETTFTLLFAGLLALLPRDRLERAQHEAQKPRGRDRLAAGVAGASAFLLSWSALSHLHTERVGALTVQLAEAAHSPNVVAAVLTDFRGLDTVGEMTVVVAALLGVTSLLSLRGKR from the coding sequence ATGCCCCTCCTCCTGCCCATCCTCCTGGCCCTGGCGTGCGCGCCCCTCGCCTATGTCGCGGGCCGGTGGCGTCCGGGCGCCGCGGCGTGGATGGGCGCCGTGGGCGCGCTCGCCGCGATGGGGGCGCTGGTCTACGAATGGATGCAGGGGACCACCCGCCTCGTGCTCCCCTGGGCCCCCTCCTGGGGCCTGTCGCTGGAGTTCACGCGCGACGGCCTGTCCGGCCTCTATGCCGCGATGGCGCTCGGCATCGGCGCGCTCGTGGTCCTGTACTCGCGCGCGTACATGCCGCACCACCTCCACGAGGAGGGCCGCCCCGCGCGCGACGAGGTGCGCTTCCAGGGGCTCCTGCTCGCGTTCATGGCCGCCATGGTGCTGCTCGTCACCGTGGATGACCTGCTGCTGCTCTTCGTGGCGCTGGACCTCACCACCATCATCTCCTACCTGCTCATCGGCTTCGACCGCGAGGACCCCGAGTCGCGCGCCGCCGCGCTCCTGTCGCTCGTGCTCACCGGCGCCACGTCCGTCGTCTTCTTCGCGGGCGCCATGACGCTGGGCCTCCAGTACGGCACCTTCTCCCTGCCGCTCGTCTTCGAGCGCGCCGCGCAGTCCCCCGCGTCCACCGGCGCCCTGGTGTGTCTGGCCGTGGGCGCGCTGGGCAAGAGCGCGCAGGTGCCGTTCCACTTCTGGCTGCCGCGCGCCATGGCCGCGCCCACGCCCGTGTCCTCGTACCTGCACTCGGCCGCGATGGTCGCCGCGGGCGTCTTCCTCCTCCAGCGCCTCTACCCCCTGTTCGCCCCCGCCACGGACGTGCGCCACGGCCTGCTCGCCATCGGCTTCCTGTCCATGGGCATGGGCAGCCTGATGGCCCTGGTGGCGGATCCGTTCAAGCGCGTGCTCGCGTACTCCACCATCGCGCAGTACGGCTACGCGCTGGTGCTGGTGGCGCTGGGCTCCGAAGGCGCGCCGCTCTACGTGGCCGCCCACGCGCCGTGCAAGGCCGCCCTCTTCCTCACCGCGGGCGCCGTCACCCAGGTCACCGGGAAGAAGAAGCTGTCCGAGGTCGGAGGCCTGCGCCACTCGCTCCCCGTGCTCGCGAGCGCCAGCGCCGTCGCGGCGGCGGGGCTCGCCGCGCTGCCCCTCACCATGGGCTTCTTCAAGGACGAGGTCTTCTTCCACGCGCTCGCGAAGGAGGGCCCCGCGTTCATGGCGGCAGGGCTCGTGGGCGCGGGCATGACGCTCGCGTACACCCTGCGCCTGTGGTGGGGCCTCTTCGGAGGACCGCGCCAGGACGTGCCCGCGGCCCCGCGCCTGCTCGTGGCCCCCGTGGTCGTGCTCGCCGCGGCCATCCTCCTGGGCGGCGTGCTGCCGGGGCTCCTGGTCGCGCCCTCCCGCGCCGCCGCGGAGGCGATGCGCGGCGAGCCCTCCACGCTGGAGCTCGCGTACCACCTGGACGCGCGCGCGGAGAACCTGCTCGCCGTGGGGGCCTGGGTGCTGGGCGCGGCGCTGTTCGCCACCCGCCGCGCCTGGACGCCCGCACTCTCCCGCGTGCTGGAGGGCGCGTCCCGCGTGGGCGCCGAGCGAGGCTACCGCCTGCTGCTGCACCAGCTGGACCGGCTGTCCACGTGGCTGCACGAGAAGGAGGTGCGCGACCTGCGCGACCGCGTGGCGTCCGTGCTGGTGCCCACGGGCCTCCTGGGCCTGGCGGTGCTGGGCGTGACGCCGCTGCGCGACCGCTTCAAGGTGGGCGCCGTGGGCTGGGCGGACGTGACGCTGGTGATGGCGCTCGCCTTCGCGTCCGCCGCCGCGCTGGCCACGCTGCGCGCGAAGGGCCACCTGCGGCTGGTGCTGCTCATCTCCTGCGTGGGCTTCAGCCTGGCCATGGTGTTCGCCTTCGCCGCCGCGCCCGACGTGGCCCTCACCTCCGTGCTGGTGGAGACCACCTTCACGCTGCTCTTCGCGGGCCTGCTGGCCCTCCTCCCTCGCGACCGCCTCGAGCGCGCCCAGCACGAGGCCCAGAAACCCCGCGGACGCGACCGCCTGGCCGCGGGCGTCGCGGGCGCGAGCGCCTTCCTCCTGAGCTGGAGCGCCCTGTCCCATCTCCATACCGAGCGCGTGGGCGCGCTCACGGTGCAGCTGGCGGAGGCCGCGCACTCGCCCAACGTCGTCGCCGCGGTGCTCACGGACTTCCGGGGCCTGGACACCGTGGGTGAGATGACCGTGGTGGTCGCGGCGCTCTTGGGCGTCACCAGCCTCTTGAGCCTGAGAGGGAAGCGATGA
- a CDS encoding AAA family ATPase, with protein sequence MIASVRFEHYRCLLRVQLALDPLTVLVGPSASGKTAVLEGLQHQLAYEPSDFWRRDESRPLSIEWTYVHGDRTRVEYPFSVMDTLPGQGHSTQQLSLSMEALRGGGSSAKATWLERKGGNLASVFAALPMSTREVISKELARRVPSLSEVDVARDLEDRSFRLRFRDRWSPDVWFGPDYVSDGVLWLLAFLVLPYQRPLPELLTLDEPERALHPGLVREVLELLRAMTRGESTGGTPVQVVLATHSPDLLEHVRPEEVRLLSREPTDGSVRVSPVPATALHWRRECRELLDTL encoded by the coding sequence GTGATTGCCTCCGTCCGCTTCGAGCACTACCGGTGCCTGCTTCGCGTGCAGCTCGCCTTGGATCCACTGACCGTCCTGGTGGGACCCTCCGCGTCGGGGAAGACCGCCGTGTTGGAGGGGCTCCAGCACCAGCTCGCGTACGAGCCTTCGGACTTCTGGCGGCGGGATGAGTCCCGTCCGCTCTCCATCGAATGGACGTACGTGCACGGCGACCGCACGCGAGTGGAGTATCCATTCAGCGTGATGGACACCTTGCCCGGCCAGGGGCACTCCACGCAGCAGCTGTCGCTGAGCATGGAGGCGCTGCGCGGAGGAGGCTCGTCCGCGAAGGCGACGTGGCTGGAGCGCAAGGGCGGCAACCTCGCGAGCGTCTTCGCGGCGCTGCCCATGTCCACGCGGGAGGTCATCTCCAAGGAGCTGGCCCGGCGGGTGCCGTCGCTGTCGGAGGTGGACGTGGCGCGCGACCTGGAGGACCGCTCCTTCCGGCTGCGCTTCCGCGACCGCTGGAGTCCGGACGTCTGGTTCGGCCCCGACTACGTGTCGGATGGGGTGCTGTGGCTGCTCGCGTTCCTGGTGCTGCCCTACCAGCGCCCGTTGCCGGAGCTGCTCACGCTGGACGAGCCGGAGCGCGCCCTGCACCCGGGCCTGGTGCGCGAGGTGCTGGAGCTGCTGCGCGCCATGACGCGAGGCGAGTCCACGGGAGGCACGCCGGTGCAGGTGGTGCTGGCCACGCACTCGCCGGACCTGCTGGAGCACGTGCGCCCGGAAGAGGTGCGCCTCCTGTCGCGAGAGCCCACGGACGGCTCCGTGCGCGTGAGCCCCGTGCCCGCCACCGCGCTCCACTGGCGGCGCGAGTGCCGGGAGCTGCTGGACACGCTGTAG
- a CDS encoding cytochrome C oxidase subunit IV family protein → MTEDAVEKPERQLGVAGVLVVGAVLLALTALTYGLHKLPHGAWSLPVALLIAGAKGLLIALFYMHLREQSASNGLVLLTSVVFVAVLLAVCILETRTRFRPTIPPGPFAVEALPGAMEDPRSARPPEPAGPREP, encoded by the coding sequence GTGACCGAGGACGCGGTGGAGAAGCCGGAGCGTCAGTTGGGGGTGGCCGGCGTGCTGGTCGTGGGCGCGGTGCTGCTCGCGTTGACGGCGCTGACGTACGGGCTGCACAAGTTGCCGCACGGAGCCTGGTCGCTGCCGGTGGCGCTGCTCATCGCGGGAGCGAAGGGGCTGCTGATTGCCCTGTTCTACATGCACCTGCGCGAGCAGAGCGCGAGCAACGGGCTGGTGCTGCTCACGTCGGTGGTGTTCGTGGCGGTGCTGCTGGCGGTGTGCATCTTGGAGACGCGCACGCGCTTCCGGCCCACGATTCCACCGGGGCCGTTCGCGGTGGAGGCCCTGCCAGGAGCGATGGAGGACCCGAGGAGCGCGAGGCCACCGGAGCCCGCGGGGCCCCGGGAGCCTTGA
- a CDS encoding cytochrome c oxidase subunit 3 produces the protein MPPEAVTEHWGSEGARRQAAYLGMWVFIATEVLLFAGLFTAYGVYRSVYPEVFRAAQLTMDVGLGTLNTFILVTSSIVVALAVHAVRGDRPGLGGALLLAAALLGVVFLAVKGVEYAHHVKEGGLPGDAYRFTEVPRVGASLFFTLYYLLTGIHALHVTVGVGVLTVLGVRSAAGTFGAGYATPVELGGMYWHLVDVVWLFVYPILYLS, from the coding sequence ATGCCGCCTGAGGCCGTGACGGAGCACTGGGGCTCCGAGGGTGCGCGCCGGCAGGCGGCGTACCTGGGCATGTGGGTCTTCATCGCGACGGAGGTGTTGCTGTTCGCGGGGTTGTTCACGGCCTATGGCGTGTATCGCTCGGTGTACCCGGAGGTGTTTCGGGCGGCGCAGCTCACGATGGACGTGGGGTTGGGCACGCTGAACACGTTCATCCTGGTGACGAGCAGCATCGTGGTGGCGCTCGCGGTGCACGCGGTGCGGGGCGACAGGCCAGGGCTGGGCGGGGCCTTGCTGCTGGCGGCGGCGTTATTGGGCGTCGTGTTCCTGGCGGTGAAGGGCGTGGAGTACGCGCACCACGTGAAGGAGGGCGGGTTGCCGGGAGACGCGTACCGGTTCACGGAGGTGCCGCGCGTGGGCGCGAGCCTCTTCTTCACGCTGTACTACCTGTTGACGGGCATCCACGCGCTGCACGTGACGGTGGGCGTGGGGGTGTTGACGGTGCTGGGCGTGCGGTCCGCGGCGGGGACGTTCGGCGCGGGGTACGCGACGCCAGTGGAGCTGGGCGGCATGTACTGGCACCTGGTGGATGTCGTCTGGCTGTTCGTCTATCCCATCCTGTACCTGTCATGA
- a CDS encoding cbb3-type cytochrome c oxidase subunit I yields the protein MSPPAAESYLTDGRTVWSWLTTHDHKRIGVMFLGLTLFFFLVGGVFALALRIELLTPGRTLMGHLAYNRMFTLHGVTMVWLFMIPAIPSAFGNFLVPLMIGARDVAFPRLNLASVYLYVLGASVALWGMFEGGADTGWTFYTPYSTTTGTAVLPVLMGVFIIGFSTILTGLNFIATVHTLRAPGLTWMKLPLFVWAIYGTSIIQVLATPVLGMVLLLVALERVVGAGIFDPARGGDPLLFQHLFWFYSHPAVYIMVLPSMGVISEAVCAFSRKNAFSYRMIVYSTLGIAFVGFFTWGHHMFASGQSTFGSGAFGAMSMLVAIFTAIKIFSWLGTLYRGSIALESPLLYTLGFMFFLFFGGMIGVAYSTTSLNLHWHDTYSVVAHFHFIMVGATVMAFLAALHYWFPKMSGRCFPAKLANGAAVLIIFGFIATFVPQFLLGNLGMPRRYADYPPHFQSLHVASTAGASLLAFGFLAIAGYLAWSLRYGAVAGANPWGSEGFEWRSASPPPTHNFSTPPEYPTGPHEYASEEVPHAA from the coding sequence ATGTCCCCACCGGCCGCTGAGTCCTACCTGACGGACGGACGCACCGTGTGGTCGTGGCTCACGACGCACGACCACAAGCGCATCGGGGTGATGTTCCTCGGGCTGACGCTCTTCTTCTTCCTCGTGGGCGGCGTGTTCGCGCTGGCGCTGCGCATCGAGCTGCTCACGCCCGGCCGCACCCTCATGGGGCACCTGGCGTACAACCGGATGTTCACGCTCCACGGCGTCACCATGGTGTGGCTGTTCATGATTCCGGCCATCCCGTCCGCCTTCGGCAACTTCCTGGTGCCGCTGATGATTGGCGCCAGGGACGTGGCCTTCCCCCGGCTCAACCTGGCGTCCGTGTATCTCTATGTGCTGGGGGCCAGCGTCGCGCTGTGGGGCATGTTCGAGGGTGGCGCGGACACGGGCTGGACCTTCTACACGCCCTACAGCACGACCACGGGCACGGCGGTGCTGCCGGTGCTGATGGGCGTGTTCATCATCGGGTTCTCCACCATCCTCACCGGGCTCAACTTCATCGCCACGGTGCACACGCTGCGCGCGCCGGGCCTGACGTGGATGAAGCTGCCGCTGTTCGTCTGGGCCATCTACGGCACGTCCATCATCCAGGTGCTGGCGACGCCGGTGCTGGGCATGGTGCTGCTGCTGGTGGCGCTGGAGCGGGTGGTGGGCGCGGGCATCTTCGACCCCGCGCGAGGAGGCGACCCGCTGCTCTTCCAGCACCTGTTCTGGTTCTACAGCCACCCGGCCGTCTACATCATGGTGCTGCCGTCCATGGGCGTCATCAGCGAGGCGGTGTGTGCCTTCAGCCGCAAGAACGCCTTCAGCTACCGGATGATTGTGTATTCCACGCTGGGCATCGCGTTCGTGGGGTTCTTCACCTGGGGCCACCACATGTTCGCGTCCGGCCAGTCGACCTTCGGCTCCGGCGCGTTCGGCGCGATGTCGATGCTGGTGGCCATCTTCACGGCGATAAAAATCTTCTCCTGGCTGGGCACGCTCTACCGGGGCTCCATCGCGCTGGAGTCGCCGCTCCTCTACACGTTGGGGTTCATGTTCTTCCTCTTCTTCGGGGGGATGATTGGCGTGGCGTACTCGACCACGTCGTTGAACCTGCACTGGCACGACACGTACTCGGTGGTGGCGCACTTCCACTTCATCATGGTGGGGGCGACGGTGATGGCGTTCCTGGCGGCGCTGCACTACTGGTTCCCGAAGATGTCCGGGAGGTGCTTCCCGGCGAAGCTGGCCAACGGCGCGGCGGTGTTGATCATCTTCGGCTTCATCGCCACGTTCGTGCCGCAGTTCCTCCTGGGGAACCTGGGGATGCCCAGGCGGTACGCGGACTATCCGCCGCACTTCCAGTCGCTGCACGTGGCGTCCACGGCGGGCGCGTCACTGCTGGCGTTCGGGTTCCTGGCCATCGCGGGCTATCTGGCGTGGAGCCTGCGGTATGGCGCCGTCGCGGGAGCCAACCCCTGGGGCAGCGAGGGCTTCGAGTGGAGGAGTGCCTCCCCGCCGCCCACACACAACTTCTCCACACCGCCCGAGTACCCCACCGGTCCGCACGAGTACGCGAGCGAGGAGGTGCCGCATGCCGCCTGA
- the coxB gene encoding cytochrome c oxidase subunit II, protein MNELLRRLFFLPEQGSTFAVKVDHLHYVLLLTTLAVGAGIGAVGLVFLVRYRRRTASDPTPRVLAPTWLEALFIGVPLSLFLLWFVLGFKQFVWVMSPPQDALDVYVTGKQWMWKFTYPGGPSAIDTLVVPAGRPVRLLLTSRDVIHSFYVPDFRMKRDAIPGRYTDLWFEAPKPGRHQVLCAEYCGLDHSQMRGEVVVLPHSDFEAWQDAQRRNLPVAAEPMAVRGERIAAAQGCLQCHTVTGAPHIGPTWLGLYGRQEPLEGGGAVLADEAYLTESMMDPLAKVVAGYAPVMPGYHGRLSAEDSGALVEFIKSLRPTRPGVTAAEEPVYVPTGR, encoded by the coding sequence ATGAACGAGCTGCTGCGCCGCCTCTTCTTCCTCCCGGAGCAGGGCTCTACCTTCGCCGTGAAGGTGGACCATCTGCACTACGTCCTGCTGCTCACCACGCTGGCGGTGGGGGCGGGCATTGGCGCTGTCGGCCTTGTCTTCCTCGTGCGCTACCGCCGGCGTACGGCGTCGGACCCCACGCCCCGAGTGTTGGCGCCCACATGGCTGGAGGCGCTGTTCATCGGCGTGCCGCTGTCGCTGTTCCTGCTCTGGTTCGTCCTGGGCTTCAAGCAGTTCGTCTGGGTGATGAGCCCGCCCCAGGACGCGCTGGACGTGTACGTCACCGGCAAGCAGTGGATGTGGAAGTTCACCTATCCCGGAGGCCCGAGCGCCATCGACACGCTGGTGGTGCCCGCGGGCCGGCCCGTGCGGCTGCTGCTCACGTCGCGGGACGTCATCCATTCCTTCTACGTGCCGGACTTCCGCATGAAGCGGGACGCGATCCCCGGCCGCTACACCGACCTCTGGTTCGAAGCCCCGAAACCCGGCCGCCATCAGGTGCTGTGCGCGGAGTACTGCGGGCTGGACCACTCGCAGATGCGCGGCGAGGTGGTGGTGCTGCCGCACTCGGACTTCGAGGCATGGCAGGACGCGCAGCGCCGCAACCTCCCCGTGGCCGCGGAGCCCATGGCCGTCCGGGGCGAGCGCATCGCCGCCGCGCAGGGTTGCCTGCAATGCCACACGGTGACGGGCGCGCCGCACATCGGGCCCACGTGGTTGGGGCTGTACGGCAGGCAGGAGCCGCTGGAGGGCGGGGGCGCGGTGCTCGCGGACGAGGCGTACCTCACCGAGTCCATGATGGATCCCCTGGCGAAGGTGGTGGCCGGCTACGCGCCCGTGATGCCGGGCTACCACGGCCGGCTGAGCGCGGAGGACTCCGGAGCGCTCGTGGAGTTCATCAAGTCCCTGCGTCCCACGCGCCCGGGAGTCACCGCGGCCGAGGAGCCCGTCTATGTCCCCACCGGCCGCTGA
- a CDS encoding c-type cytochrome, whose protein sequence is MKRWTLLALLGGMAACDDTDPMASQPRAEAFGASGFFEDGRAMRPLVPGTVAREWRTREEQGLTADGGWLQAVPVPLTRQLLEEGRTAYETWCAVCHGLTGDGDAVVARKMPQRRPPGLFVPHDHATQVVYGVVEGEAPYTGTQAVTARVGPGAFPLPQRVDGWGAVRDTADAGRPRASVPWTSDAGWPRAWAASRVEPGSGSGRVTVSDADAVRARQAALVGPRGLAMEGRLNEPSTTGDLPHPPGFYFAVISQGFGVMPAYGPQLTPHERWAVIAYLRALGRSQRAPLTAAPPEVQARLRQEVGAP, encoded by the coding sequence ATGAAGCGTTGGACGCTCCTGGCGCTGCTGGGCGGCATGGCCGCGTGCGACGACACGGACCCGATGGCGTCACAGCCGCGAGCGGAGGCGTTCGGTGCGAGCGGGTTCTTCGAGGACGGCCGTGCCATGCGGCCCCTGGTGCCGGGGACGGTGGCGCGGGAGTGGCGCACGCGGGAGGAGCAGGGGCTCACGGCGGACGGAGGCTGGCTCCAGGCCGTGCCGGTGCCGTTGACCCGGCAGCTGCTGGAGGAGGGGCGCACGGCCTATGAGACCTGGTGCGCGGTGTGCCACGGGCTGACGGGAGACGGGGATGCCGTCGTGGCCAGGAAGATGCCGCAGCGCCGGCCGCCCGGACTGTTCGTGCCGCACGACCATGCGACGCAAGTCGTCTACGGCGTCGTGGAGGGCGAAGCCCCGTACACGGGAACGCAGGCCGTGACCGCGAGGGTGGGGCCCGGAGCATTCCCGCTGCCCCAGCGGGTGGACGGGTGGGGCGCCGTGAGGGACACGGCCGATGCGGGGCGGCCCCGAGCTTCGGTCCCCTGGACGAGCGACGCGGGCTGGCCCCGAGCATGGGCGGCGTCCCGTGTGGAGCCTGGATCCGGGAGTGGGCGCGTGACGGTAAGCGACGCGGACGCGGTGAGGGCCCGGCAGGCGGCGCTCGTGGGGCCACGAGGCCTCGCGATGGAAGGGCGGCTCAACGAGCCCTCGACGACGGGAGACCTGCCGCACCCGCCGGGTTTCTACTTCGCGGTCATCTCTCAGGGCTTCGGCGTGATGCCCGCATACGGGCCACAGCTCACGCCCCACGAACGCTGGGCTGTGATCGCCTACCTGCGGGCCCTGGGCCGCAGCCAGCGCGCACCGCTCACAGCCGCACCGCCTGAAGTGCAGGCGCGGCTGCGCCAGGAGGTCGGAGCACCATGA
- a CDS encoding DUF3341 domain-containing protein: MSRHWVLGEFASSDALVAALKDLRAKGFEQLDAHTPLPVEETFEALGLKRSWLPLLTLGAGLGGAAFAYVAQWFTNAVDYPLDVGGRPLHSVPTNLPITFELGVLSAALTVFGALMVLFGFPHVTHPVFDVESFRSASVDGFWASVAVDGEDAPKVEAALRELGARQVSVVAEGAR, translated from the coding sequence ATGAGCCGCCACTGGGTGCTGGGGGAGTTCGCGTCCAGTGACGCGCTGGTGGCCGCGCTGAAGGACCTGCGCGCGAAGGGCTTCGAGCAGCTGGACGCGCACACGCCGCTCCCGGTGGAGGAGACGTTCGAGGCGCTGGGACTGAAGCGCTCGTGGCTGCCATTGCTGACCCTGGGGGCGGGGTTGGGAGGCGCGGCGTTCGCGTACGTGGCGCAGTGGTTCACGAACGCGGTGGACTATCCGTTGGACGTGGGAGGCCGGCCGCTGCACAGCGTGCCCACGAACCTGCCCATCACGTTCGAGCTGGGCGTGCTGAGCGCGGCGCTGACGGTGTTCGGCGCGTTGATGGTGCTCTTCGGCTTCCCGCACGTGACGCACCCGGTGTTCGACGTGGAGTCCTTCCGCAGCGCGTCCGTGGATGGCTTCTGGGCGAGCGTGGCGGTGGACGGGGAGGACGCGCCGAAGGTGGAGGCGGCGCTGCGCGAGCTGGGAGCGCGGCAGGTGTCGGTGGTGGCGGAGGGGGCGCGATGA
- the nrfD gene encoding NrfD/PsrC family molybdoenzyme membrane anchor subunit: protein MSTADPQVPAPGDPLTEHPLLEGRHSDRAYSESLLAFVHRPAGRTWWALLGLGLAGTAVLAVAMGVTLFVGVGTWGNNIPVAWAFGITNFVWWIGIGHAGTLISAILLLFQEKWRGSINRFAEAMTLFAVTCAGLFPLLHLGRPWKFYWLVPYPSSLRAWPQFRSPLTWDIAAVGTYLTVSLLFWYVGLIPDLATARDTARTPRARFWYGLASLGWRGSARHWRQWRTGYLLLAGLATPLVVSVHTIVSFDFAVAQLPGWHTTIFPPYFVAGAVFSGFALVLTLLIPARKALGIEHVVTPLHLDNMAKVLLATGWMVTYGYIQEHFFAWFSGNPFEMHATEAEFFGPYAPLFWMQVFCNVLVPQLFWFPRLRTNVGVLWVAALFINVGMWTERFLIVVASLSMDFLPSSWAAYRPTWVDWSLLGGTVAFFGTAFLLFLKFVPAVSVSEMKELQREVDASLQFRREQGTRPGGAP, encoded by the coding sequence ATGAGCACGGCCGACCCGCAGGTGCCCGCGCCCGGAGATCCGCTCACCGAGCACCCGCTGCTGGAGGGGCGCCACTCCGACCGCGCCTACAGCGAGTCCCTGCTGGCCTTCGTGCACCGCCCCGCGGGCCGGACCTGGTGGGCGCTGCTGGGGCTGGGGCTGGCCGGGACCGCGGTGCTGGCGGTGGCGATGGGCGTCACGCTCTTCGTGGGCGTGGGGACGTGGGGCAACAACATCCCGGTGGCGTGGGCGTTCGGCATCACGAACTTCGTGTGGTGGATCGGTATCGGCCACGCGGGGACGCTCATCAGCGCCATCCTGCTGCTGTTCCAGGAGAAGTGGCGCGGGTCCATCAACCGCTTCGCGGAGGCGATGACGCTCTTCGCGGTGACGTGCGCGGGGCTCTTTCCGCTGCTGCACCTGGGGCGGCCGTGGAAGTTCTACTGGCTGGTGCCGTATCCCAGCAGCCTGAGGGCCTGGCCGCAGTTCCGCTCGCCGCTCACGTGGGACATCGCGGCGGTGGGGACGTACCTCACGGTGTCGCTGCTGTTCTGGTACGTAGGGCTGATTCCAGACCTGGCCACGGCGCGCGACACGGCGAGGACGCCCCGGGCGCGCTTCTGGTACGGGCTGGCGAGCCTGGGGTGGCGGGGCTCGGCGAGGCACTGGCGGCAGTGGCGCACGGGCTACCTGCTGCTGGCGGGGCTGGCCACGCCGCTGGTGGTGAGCGTGCACACCATCGTGTCCTTCGACTTCGCGGTGGCGCAGCTGCCGGGCTGGCACACGACCATCTTCCCGCCGTACTTCGTCGCGGGCGCGGTGTTCAGCGGCTTCGCGCTGGTGCTCACGCTGTTGATTCCGGCGCGCAAGGCGCTGGGCATCGAGCACGTGGTGACGCCGCTGCACCTGGACAACATGGCGAAGGTGCTGCTGGCCACGGGATGGATGGTGACCTACGGCTACATCCAGGAGCACTTCTTCGCCTGGTTCAGCGGGAACCCCTTCGAGATGCACGCCACGGAGGCGGAGTTCTTCGGGCCGTACGCGCCGCTGTTCTGGATGCAGGTGTTCTGCAACGTGCTGGTGCCGCAGCTGTTCTGGTTCCCGCGGCTGCGCACGAACGTGGGGGTGCTGTGGGTGGCGGCGCTGTTCATCAACGTGGGGATGTGGACGGAGCGCTTCCTCATCGTGGTGGCGTCGTTGAGCATGGACTTCCTGCCGTCGTCCTGGGCGGCGTACCGGCCCACGTGGGTGGACTGGAGCCTGCTGGGCGGCACGGTGGCGTTCTTCGGCACGGCGTTCCTGTTGTTCCTGAAGTTCGTGCCGGCCGTGTCGGTGAGCGAGATGAAGGAGCTCCAGCGCGAGGTGGACGCGTCGCTCCAATTCCGGCGTGAGCAGGGCACTCGGCCAGGCGGTGCGCCATGA